The DNA window GATGTTGTTCGTGCAGCAGGTAACACAGCAACTCTGGGTGTATCATTCAAGTTCGGCGGCAATGATGAGCCAGTAGTTGAAGAGGCTCCTGTTGTTGAAGAAGTGGTTGTGGTTGAGCCAGAACCAGTAATCGTAATGAAAACATTCCAAACGCAAACTATCGGTACTGGTGGTTTCGAGCTAAACAGCACAGCGCTTAAACCAGAAAGCGCAGCTAAGCTAGATAACCTAATTGCTTTCCTGAATGAGCATCCGCAAGCTAACGTTGAAGTTGTAGGTTATACGGATGCTTCTGGCGCTGCTTCATACAACCAACAAATTTCTGAGAAGCGTGCAGAGTCAGTTGCTAACGCTCTGGTAGAACAAGGCATCGATGCATCACGTATCCACGCTCGCGGCGAAGGTGAAAATAACCCAATCGCAACAAACGAAACTCGTGAAGGTCGTGCACAAAACCGTCGTGTAGAAGTTATCGTTCCTGAATTTGAATACCAGGTTCAGCAATAAGATCGTTTCTGAAAACAGAATAGAATCTTGAATTTCAATCCCTCAAGGAGAGTGCTCCTTGGGGGATTTTACGTTTTGGTATTTCTGCATCCTACCAATCTCAAACGAGAAAAATGAAAAACCAGTTTACGAAGGTAGATTATTTAAGGTCGATACTGTTAAGGCGTCCCATGAAAGTGAGTATTTCTAAGTTTTCTTTGTGTGCTTCGAGCAGCGCTTTTTTGGTTTGCATATAAGCAGCAAGTTTGCCGTATTTACTGATAGAGCGAACAACGGTCTTGTATTTGTATTCTCCGTTTTCATTAAACTCTCGCCACTTTGCAATATAGCAAGTATCTCGGTTTTCCGGGTTCTCAAGAGTAGGGTTAGGTTTATGTACAATCTTCGGTTCAACGCTGTGCGGCAATCTTGTCATCAGGTAGGGGTCCTTTAAAAGACGCCGCCAAAACTTGCCCCACATTTCTAGTCCTAACTCATTTCTGAGTTTAATGGCCTTCTTTAAGCCCTTTTCCTCCCCGATGCGCACGAACCCGACAGAGCGGTGCAGTACCTTGTCCTCCGGGGTGTGAATATGAATTTTAAAGGCTGTTTTGCCTTTTGAAATAAAGCGGTGTCCAGTGTTAGTGATTAAATTGCTCTTCGTCATAGGCTAAATAATATCTTTATTAATAGCTGAAAGGGTAAGCAAAACTCTTAAACAATTAAAGTCACAAAATATAAAACTGTAAATAGTAGAGCTTTAAATTACTTATGGGTGAGGAGAAACGTTGCTGGCAGACTATAGCTCACTTGGATAAGTTAGTATTGATACCTCAAAAAGAAAAAACCTTAGCTCAATCTGAGCTAAGGTTCTGATATGGCGCCCCCAGTAGGATTCGAACCTACGACCTGTCCCTTAGGAGGGGACTGCGCTATCCAGCTGTGCCATGAGGGCGTGATCGAATAAGATGCGTCATCTATGATATTCAAAAGAACACATATAACAAGGGCTAATCTCTTCTTTTACAGCATCTTGCTCATTACATCGCCAATTTGAACGCTTGATGCCAGATTTGCCTGGTCAATTTTAACCTCTGCCTCGTGCTCAAAAACGCGGGAAACGGTTAGTGTGATGTCACTTTGCGACACTTTATTGCGCGGTAAGCCGTTTTGGTCAATGAAGGAAGCGGTATGCCACAGCTGCAACTTATCGCCTTCTTTTACACCGTGCATTCTGCCTAAATCGATAGTAACCGTATTACCGTAGACAGCCACGATTTCAGGTAAGGTGATCTTACAGGAAAGCTCAGACTCCAAATCCAGCATGATGTTGCGGCTAACGCGCAGCATCATTTCACCGTAAGTTGAAGACCAGAACCGGGCACTGCGAGTATCTACCTGACTGGTTTTGGCAAATGGCCAGCGAGCCACTTCACGATAGTTTTTATTGAATACTTCATGGCCTGTCTTGCCGTCAAACACTTTGATTTCCAGCGCAAACTGGCGGTTGATGATGTCATCTTGTAGCACTTGTGATTCAACCGTCGCCGTCAGATCGGTAATTACCCCGCCAATAATGTACTGAGCTCCATTATCTTGAGCGATCATTTGTGTACGGGCAGGGTAGCTTCGGCTGATTGAGTAATCGGTTGTGCCTACCGAGACAAAGCTACGCGAAGTCTGATCGAGCTGACGGTTCATTACATAGCTGAAATCATCACCTACCTGATAGATTTGCCCCATTACTGCTTGT is part of the Vibrio sp. B1FLJ16 genome and encodes:
- a CDS encoding OmpA family protein: MKKLAAVISASLLMASAAQAEVYLGGKMGKSWLEDACVAGQSCDKDDTTLGGFVGYEFNDYIAVEAGFDNIGDFDSTSFDGHVEAITLAPKFSLPITEDIAIYGKVGGAYVMFGGKDDYSYLGAAGLEFNLSQNVTARAEYQTITDINNDVVRAAGNTATLGVSFKFGGNDEPVVEEAPVVEEVVVVEPEPVIVMKTFQTQTIGTGGFELNSTALKPESAAKLDNLIAFLNEHPQANVEVVGYTDASGAASYNQQISEKRAESVANALVEQGIDASRIHARGEGENNPIATNETREGRAQNRRVEVIVPEFEYQVQQ
- a CDS encoding Fe3+-citrate ABC transporter substrate-binding protein, whose product is MTKSNLITNTGHRFISKGKTAFKIHIHTPEDKVLHRSVGFVRIGEEKGLKKAIKLRNELGLEMWGKFWRRLLKDPYLMTRLPHSVEPKIVHKPNPTLENPENRDTCYIAKWREFNENGEYKYKTVVRSISKYGKLAAYMQTKKALLEAHKENLEILTFMGRLNSIDLK
- a CDS encoding flagellar assembly protein FlgT, with product MKKKLIRLLSVTFILLLPLRAIAAWYEVTGVATIVSSDDAARLHAMEDALFKAVNFSGADIGSISNLMPLLEENRKEYQFNNHEVRYILVESERKRSGKMELKMRVDIYPSATGCHTAQYKKTVLVGNIDVASPQQAVMGQIYQVGDDFSYVMNRQLDQTSRSFVSVGTTDYSISRSYPARTQMIAQDNGAQYIIGGVITDLTATVESQVLQDDIINRQFALEIKVFDGKTGHEVFNKNYREVARWPFAKTSQVDTRSARFWSSTYGEMMLRVSRNIMLDLESELSCKITLPEIVAVYGNTVTIDLGRMHGVKEGDKLQLWHTASFIDQNGLPRNKVSQSDITLTVSRVFEHEAEVKIDQANLASSVQIGDVMSKML